The genomic segment accccaaaatcgggactgtccctataaaatcgggacatctggtcaccctaccaggcaCTCCCAGAGACAAGCAAGAGGATGCCACTTACCAAAATATTCCTTCTTCATGTGCATCTCTAActccttctccagctccagcGTCAACGCTTCCAACCTCCTCTCTGCCTGGCTGGGTCCACTCTCCCTGGACGGGGTGACCTGATACGGAAGCTTGAATTTGGGAGCTGAAGCGGACCCTTTGGTGGGGCTGTAGGTGTAGGATGCTAACGCCCCTGAAGCCGAGTCAGGGTTGGAGGCAgcgggatgctgctgctgctgctcgtgCCTGGGATAAGCATCTCCATGCTCCTGCGTGGGATTTTCCTCCTGTAAACTTGGCCCCAGCATGGAAGAGCGGGGCGAAGGCAGCTGGAGCTCCGGGTACGCGCTCATGGAGCCTCTGGAGCTTCTGGAGCTATGGCTGGAGATGCTCGACCTGGGGCTGACCACGGACGGGTTGCAGTTCCCCACCGCCCCTGTCCGACCATCCTGGCTGCAAAGGCTGGACCTGGGGCTGACCATGGGGAGCCCCGGCCCGGCAGCCCCATCCAGCTCGGGATTCCCCGGCGGGCCGTAGCGGGAGTCCGAGTAGCTGGAGCGGGGGCTGGCGGTGCTGGAGCGGGGGCTGACGTGCCGCTGGTCGTAGCCCATGCTGATGCCGCTGGTGCGGTTGCTGCTGGGCTTGCTCCCGCAGTCGTAGCTGGTCAGGCTGGCCCGGGGGCTGGAGTGTTTGCTGGTGTCACTGGCCGTGCTGGCGTAGCTCGACCTGGGGCTCAGCGCGCCGCCTTCGTACTGCACCAGGCTGGCCCGCGGGCTGCTGTATTTCTCCTGCCCGGGCACCACCAGGCTGGCCCGCGGGCTGCTGTATTTCTCGTAGCCCGGGGCGCCGCTGCTGCCCAGGCTGGAGCGGGGGCTGGAGAAGCGGCTGAGCTGCTCCTGGCAGGAGGCGGCCAGGCTGGCCCGGGGGCTGGCCGCGTTGTATCTGCCCTCGGGCCCGGCGTGGGCTCGGCTGCCCGGCGGGCCGGGGTAGGAGCCGCCCGGCTTGGGCACGTAGACGCCCTCGTAGGCGCTGCCGGCGCTGTGCCGGGCGCTCTCGGAGGAATAGCGCCTGCCCTTGTCCGCGAAGCCGCCGTAGCAGGGCAGCGCCACCTCGGAGCGGGTGCAGAGCCCTTCCTCGCAGCAGCCCGGCTCCGGGCCGCCCCCCCGGCTGCCGCCGCCGTTCAgcgagcggggctggggggcggccGCAGCCTGGTACACTTTGCCGGAGGCGGCGGCGGGGTGGGCGTCCCCCGGGGGGGCCGCGTGCTGCGGGGGGGCCACGGTGCCATTCATTTTCTTGCCTCTCGGCTCCGCGATGGCCCGTTGGGCgtcttccagcagctccctccggctgccgctgcagccccggccGCTGTACAGCCCGTCCTGGCAGGGCTCGTAGAGAGACAGATCTTCCATGAACTTGCTGGCTCGGGCAATGTCCTGCTCGTACCTCTCCATGCTCCGCCGGCCCCGAGCcggggggaaaggaagggagggggggggggagagccacGAAAGCCGCCGGCCGGGAAGTTTGCAGCAGGGGAAGGCACTTTTCTGCCCaggctgctccccctgccccagagatctgCAGCCAGGTGACCCAGCAGCTCCTTGCACCAGGTCACCTGGAAGGCATCCCTGCTCCACAGCCCGTCGCACGACCAGCTCCCTTAGCAGAACGAGGAGAGGCGAGAAGAAAAAGCCCCCGTGTGTCAATTTCCAGCCTTAAATAAGTTGCTCAGGCCAGTCAATGGCGCGCTGCGCGGAGGAATTTGCACTCAGGGGCTGCCTGCCTTCTCCCCCTTTCCCAGCAGCGTTGCACCTAGACCAAGCGCCGGGGACAAACGCCGAGCCTGGGGGCAAGTGCAGCTCCCGGCTCCCAGGGTCTTTGTGGCGCTGGAAGAGATGCACAGAGGCCAGGCGAGGGAGGGACTCCTTTGTGTGGGGCAGGAATGCGAGGAAGGAGACTGGGCGCTGCGTCCCTCTGGAATGTAGTTAATGCTGGAGCCAAACAATGATTTTAACCAAGTCagccagagagaaagagaggctgAGGCTGGAGGAGCTGCCTGGAAGCAGCGAGGTTGCAGTGTAGTTAGCATTCCCTTCATGTGACATTGTTCCTGCTCCTCTTCTCCAGTTTCACAGCccaggggaggaagagggggagcaCTGAAGCTCGAGCCTGGAGGAGGTGGGAGCCCTATGCTTCACACCTTGAGGGGTGTTCAAACTTTTCTCCTGAACCTGGGGTTTACAGGATATACATGTAATCTCCTCCCCAGATCTAAATAAAATCGAGCTTGCCAAACAGAGCCAGGAAATTTCAAAGCTGAGGCTGACATGCTTGTCCTGAATTCACACACTGCATTTGCTCCATCTCTCCCCCCACAACCAAGTGGGTGAGTTTAGGAAGTGGAGTGCCAGCGTTCCCTCTGGATTTACTGGGTTTTGTCTGTTTGTGCCACACACTGAgctattcttattattcaagttCTTAGGgatattattttgttttcttttaaagaaagttCTGTGCAAGATTATATAAAATGTATGTTACTGATTTATGTACTGAAACAGAAGAAAAAGTAATGATTTTTTGAATAaatatgttttcttttatttttaattttataaagTCTCTTCTGAGATGGATGCACCTGCAAAGCAGAAAATCTTAAATAATTAAGTATGAACtgctcatttaaaacaaaaaacacactaaAAAACCCTGGCTTTGAGGGAGCCATTCTTGTCTACTGAGGAATTCCATGAGGGAGTTTGAGTTAGAGACTTTATATATAACCCTCTCTTTTCACTCCTTTGCTACTTCCTCAGAGCTCTTCTTTCTGCCTGGAACTTTCCATCATTGGTTTCAGCTCTAATATGAGTATTTCTGAGGCAGTTTAAGACAAACTCATTAAAtcatttttgacaggtttcagagtagcagccgtgttagtctgtatccgcaaaaaaaacaggagtacttgtggcaccttaaagactaacaaatttattttagcatcatTTTGAGTTAGCTAAACATAAAAACTATCATTCCCACTTTTTAATAATGCACTTTTTTGCTTGCAAATTGTAtatatttttgttaaaataaatggatCTGAATTGTTTGCAACTAGTGCTTCAGAGGCACTGCTTTCAAATCAACAAATCTGCATTTAATAGGGTGTTCACATGGATTGCTTGTTTGTTGATGTGGGTGTCATTCTAAACCAAAGAATGAGTTCCTGTAATTTTTATTCGGAGCAGGAGGCCCACTAAATTAAAGTGTTTTAGGTAGGTCTCCCC from the Mauremys reevesii isolate NIE-2019 linkage group 16, ASM1616193v1, whole genome shotgun sequence genome contains:
- the LOC120384214 gene encoding Wilms tumor protein 1-interacting protein isoform X3 — encoded protein: MERYEQDIARASKFMEDLSLYEPCQDGLYSGRGCSGSRRELLEDAQRAIAEPRGKKMNGTVAPPQHAAPPGDAHPAAASGKVYQAAAAPQPRSLNGGGSRGGGPEPGCCEEGLCTRSEVALPCYGGFADKGRRYSSESARHSAGSAYEGVYVPKPGGSYPGPPGSRAHAGPEGRYNAASPRASLAASCQEQLSRFSSPRSSLGSSGAPGYEKYSSPRASLVVPGQEKYSSPRASLVQYEGGALSPRSSYASTASDTSKHSSPRASLTSYDCGSKPSSNRTSGISMGYDQRHVSPRSSTASPRSSYSDSRYGPPGNPELDGAAGPGLPMVSPRSSLCSQDGRTGAVGNCNPSVVSPRSSISSHSSRSSRGSMSAYPELQLPSPRSSMLGPSLQEENPTQEHGDAYPRHEQQQQHPAASNPDSASGALASYTYSPTKGSASAPKFKLPYQVTPSRESGPSQAERRLEALTLELEKELEMHMKKEYFGICIKCGKGVYGASQACQAMGNLYHTNCFTCCSCGRRLRGKAFYNVNGKVYCEEDFLYSGFQQTADKCFVCGHLIMEMIHGF
- the LOC120384214 gene encoding Wilms tumor protein 1-interacting protein isoform X1 yields the protein MERYEQDIARASKFMEDLSLYEPCQDGLYSGRGCSGSRRELLEDAQRAIAEPRGKKMNGTVAPPQHAAPPGDAHPAAASGKVYQAAAAPQPRSLNGGGSRGGGPEPGCCEEGLCTRSEVALPCYGGFADKGRRYSSESARHSAGSAYEGVYVPKPGGSYPGPPGSRAHAGPEGRYNAASPRASLAASCQEQLSRFSSPRSSLGSSGAPGYEKYSSPRASLVVPGQEKYSSPRASLVQYEGGALSPRSSYASTASDTSKHSSPRASLTSYDCGSKPSSNRTSGISMGYDQRHVSPRSSTASPRSSYSDSRYGPPGNPELDGAAGPGLPMVSPRSSLCSQDGRTGAVGNCNPSVVSPRSSISSHSSRSSRGSMSAYPELQLPSPRSSMLGPSLQEENPTQEHGDAYPRHEQQQQHPAASNPDSASGALASYTYSPTKGSASAPKFKLPYQVTPSRESGPSQAERRLEALTLELEKELEMHMKKEYFGICIKCGKGVYGASQACQAMGNLYHTNCFTCCSCGRRLRGKAFYNVNGKVYCEEDFLYSGFQQTADKCFVCGHLIMEMILQALGKSYHPGCFRCVVCNECLDGVPFTVDVENNIYCVKDYHTVFAPKCASCNQPILPAQGSEETIRVVSMDRDYHVECYHCEDCGLQLNDEEGHRCYPLEGHLLCHGCHIRRLNIKVPPHPPPSYPMHVTEL
- the LOC120384214 gene encoding Wilms tumor protein 1-interacting protein isoform X2, producing the protein MERYEQDIARASKFMEDLSLYEPCQDGLYSGRGCSGSRRELLEDAQRAIAEPRGKKMNGTVAPPQHAAPPGDAHPAAASGKVYQAAAAPQPRSLNGGGSRGGGPEPGCCEEGLCTRSEVALPCYGGFADKGRRYSSESARHSAGSAYEGVYVPKPGGSYPGPPGSRAHAGPEGRYNAASPRASLAASCQEQLSRFSSPRSSLGSSGAPGYEKYSSPRASLVVPGQEKYSSPRASLVQYEGGALSPRSSYASTASDTSKHSSPRASLTSYDCGSKPSSNRTSGISMGYDQRHVSPRSSTASPRSSYSDSRYGPPGNPELDGAAGPGLPMVSPRSSLCSQDGRTGAVGNCNPSVVSPRSSISSHSSRSSRGSMSAYPELQLPSPRSSMLGPSLQEENPTQEHGDAYPRHEQQQQHPAASNPDSASGALASYTYSPTKGSASAPKFKLPYQVTPSRESGPSQAERRLEALTLELEKELEMHMKKEYFGICIKCGKGVYGASQACQAMGNLYHTNCFTCCSCGRRLRGKAFYNVNGKVYCEEDFLVRISMQLQLWIPSGCHRNTEVEMLETGTLLKYEVTQSTSLPMWDCFLRSVF